A part of Aspergillus flavus chromosome 5, complete sequence genomic DNA contains:
- a CDS encoding beta-lactamase-like protein, giving the protein MTEVAPNVFCISVTDVNVTVLREGSDLTLIDGGWPGDVSTIENVIRSIGNRPEDVRAILLTHAHIDHLGAVQSFHDRLNVPIYSDPIEIRHAARYYLEQAAEADIMKGPMPQTLDWWERVLKVGADTDITITDVQPVASGQLDVPGRPVAIATHGHTSGHSAFYVPAARTVITGDCLVTGHACSTIEGPQPCPWFFNHSIPEALSALKVLKSVDADIIIPGHGQPLNMPISQAVDIALKVAEESGFDKH; this is encoded by the coding sequence ATGACCGAAGTAGCTCCCAACGTCTTCTGCATTAGCGTCACGGACGTCAATGTCACCGTGCTCCGCGAGGGGTCCGACTTGACCCTCATTGATGGCGGATGGCCCGGCGATGTCTCTACGATAGAGAACGTGATCAGGTCGATTGGTAACCGACCAGAGGACGTGCGCGCGATTCTATTGACCCACGCCCATATCGACCACCTTGGCGCGGTGCAGTCATTTCATGACCGGTTGAATGTGCCCATCTACTCCGACCCGATTGAGATCCGTCATGCCGCCCGCTACTACCTTGAGCAAGCGGCCGAGGCCGACATTATGAAAGGCCCAATGCCACAGACCCTCGACTGGTGGGAGCGGGTGCTTAAAGTGGGTGCCGATACagacatcaccatcaccgacGTACAGCCTGTTGCCTCAGGGCAACTGGATGTCCCGGGTCGACCGGTTGCGATCGCCACGCATGGTCATACTTCTGGGCACAGCGCCTTCTACGTACCGGCAGCGCGCACTGTGATTACTGGCGACTGCCTGGTCACCGGTCATGCATGCTCGACGATCGAGGGCCCACAGCCATGTCCTTGGTTCTTTAACCACTCGATTCCCGAAGCACTCTCGGCTCTCAAGGTGCTCAAATCAGTCGATGCCGACATAATTATTCCCGGGCACGGGCAACCGCTTAACATGCCGATTAGTCAGGCCGTTGACATCGCTCTGAAGGTGGCAGAAGAAAGCGGGTTCGATAAGCACTAG
- a CDS encoding AhpD-like protein (alkylhydroperoxidase like protein) → MARIPLTDIATSTETEEHIYKRFPSNLVRGLLRTTPEIANGYLDLGKALSGSPLPPKLREMAILRVGVLTHSPYEWMQHIGIAKLVHVGDKEVIAVKSGEYGKLTDQEAAMLQFVDEVVAKPKATDTFDLALANLGEQGLATVTLLVGHYMMTARFLETLNIDLDKNATSWENT, encoded by the coding sequence ATGGCTCGGATCCCTCTCACCGACATAGCTACTAGCACTGAGACTGAGGAGCATATATACAAACGGTTCCCATCCAACCTCGTTCGCGGTTTGCTGCGCACAACGCCGGAGATCGCCAATGGTTACTTGGACTTGGGCAAGGCTTTATCAGGATCGCCGCTGCCGCCAAAGCTTCGTGAAATGGCTATTCTGCGGGTCGGCGTACTTACCCATAGTCCCTACGAGTGGATGCAGCACATCGGTATAGCAAAATTAGTACATGTCGGCGACAAGGAGGTTATCGCCGTTAAATCGGGAGAATATGGCAAACTGACCGACCAGGAAGCGGCAATGCTGCAGTTCGTGGACGAAGTCGTCGCGAAGCCAAAAGCTACGGACACTTTCGACTTGGCCCTGGCCAATCTGGGAGAGCAGGGCCTGGCTACAGTGACTTTGCTGGTCGGACACTATATGATGACAGCCCGCTTCCTCGAAACACTTAACATAGACCTGGATAAGAACGCCACCAGCTGGGAGAACACTTAG